Proteins encoded by one window of Corynebacterium amycolatum:
- a CDS encoding argininosuccinate synthase — MTNRVILAYSGGLDTTVAIPYLKEMTDGEVVAVSIDVGQGGEDMESVRQRALDAGAVEAVVVDAKDEFAEEYCLPTIKANGLYMKQYPLVSALSRPLIVKHMAKAAEEFGGTHVAHGCTGKGNDQVRFEVGFANTAPDLKIIAPARDFAWTRDKAIAFAEEKGLPIEQSKSSPFSIDQNLFGRAIETGYLEDLWNAPTKDVYAYTEDPTLNFNSPDEVIISFEDGKPTAIDGKKVSVLEAIEEMNRRAGAQGIGRLDMVEDRLVGIKSREIYEAPGAIAIMAAHAALEDVTVERELARYKRQVEGEWANLVYDGLWFSPLKRALDAFIEESQKGVSGDIRMVMHAGHCNVNGRRSNTSLYDFNLATYDEGDTFDQTLARGFVELHGLSSKMAAKRDFNL; from the coding sequence ATGACCAACCGGGTTATTCTTGCTTACTCTGGTGGCCTCGATACCACCGTTGCTATTCCGTACCTCAAGGAAATGACCGACGGCGAGGTCGTCGCAGTTTCTATCGATGTCGGACAGGGCGGCGAGGACATGGAGTCCGTGCGTCAGCGCGCTCTGGACGCCGGCGCTGTCGAAGCTGTCGTTGTCGACGCTAAGGACGAGTTCGCCGAGGAGTACTGCCTGCCGACCATTAAGGCAAATGGTCTCTACATGAAGCAGTACCCGCTGGTTTCTGCACTGTCTCGCCCGCTGATTGTTAAGCACATGGCGAAGGCGGCAGAGGAGTTCGGTGGCACCCACGTTGCTCACGGTTGCACCGGTAAGGGCAATGACCAGGTCCGTTTCGAGGTCGGTTTCGCCAACACCGCACCGGATCTGAAGATCATCGCTCCGGCTCGTGACTTCGCGTGGACCCGCGATAAGGCCATCGCCTTCGCTGAGGAAAAGGGTCTGCCGATTGAGCAGTCCAAGTCGTCGCCGTTCTCCATTGACCAGAACCTGTTCGGTCGCGCCATTGAGACCGGCTACCTGGAGGACCTGTGGAACGCACCGACCAAGGATGTCTACGCGTACACCGAGGATCCGACCCTGAACTTCAACTCTCCGGATGAGGTCATCATCTCCTTCGAGGATGGTAAGCCGACTGCCATCGACGGCAAGAAGGTTTCCGTGCTCGAGGCCATCGAAGAGATGAACCGCCGCGCTGGTGCTCAGGGCATCGGTCGTCTGGACATGGTTGAAGACCGACTGGTCGGCATTAAGTCCCGCGAGATCTACGAGGCTCCGGGCGCAATTGCCATCATGGCCGCACACGCAGCGCTCGAGGACGTCACCGTTGAGCGTGAGCTGGCTCGTTACAAGCGCCAGGTCGAAGGCGAGTGGGCCAACCTGGTCTACGACGGCCTGTGGTTCTCGCCGCTGAAGCGCGCGCTGGATGCCTTCATCGAGGAGTCCCAGAAGGGCGTTTCCGGTGATATCCGCATGGTCATGCACGCTGGTCACTGCAACGTCAACGGTCGCCGTTCGAACACCTCGCTGTACGACTTCAACCTGGCTACCTACGACGAGGGCGACACCTTCGACCAGACCCTGGCTCGCGGTTTTGTCGAGCTGCACGGCCTGTCCTCGAAGATGGCCGCAAAGCGCGACTTCAACCTGTAA
- a CDS encoding DNA-3-methyladenine glycosylase, producing the protein MLSGAPIEAARTLLGCVIVIPAEDVTATITEVEAYGGPADQRYPDPAAHCFMGPTERNRAMFGPAGHWYIYRSYGIHFCANITSATDGTGGGVLVRSVRIEQGMDAVRRRRGEKPAVAGLGRGPGNVGQALGLDLSDYGADALDPSSRVFVAQPETADLVSDIHAGPRVGVRRAANRPWRLWLPDDSVSAYRRHKKAVEEF; encoded by the coding sequence ATGCTGTCGGGAGCTCCTATCGAGGCTGCGCGGACGCTGCTCGGGTGCGTAATTGTCATCCCCGCTGAGGATGTCACCGCCACCATCACCGAGGTCGAGGCCTACGGCGGTCCAGCTGACCAGCGCTATCCCGACCCGGCAGCGCACTGCTTTATGGGGCCGACCGAACGCAATCGCGCCATGTTTGGCCCGGCGGGGCATTGGTATATCTACCGCTCCTATGGCATCCACTTTTGTGCCAACATCACTAGCGCTACGGACGGCACGGGCGGGGGAGTATTAGTCCGTTCCGTTCGCATTGAGCAGGGTATGGATGCGGTGCGACGTCGCCGTGGTGAAAAGCCTGCGGTTGCGGGTCTCGGACGTGGTCCGGGCAATGTTGGTCAGGCGCTTGGCCTTGACCTAAGCGACTATGGGGCAGATGCGCTGGATCCGTCGTCACGCGTGTTTGTGGCGCAGCCGGAGACCGCCGATTTAGTTAGCGACATCCACGCAGGCCCGCGCGTGGGCGTTCGCCGAGCTGCGAATAGGCCGTGGCGGCTGTGGCTGCCGGACGATTCAGTCTCAGCCTATCGGCGCCACAAGAAGGCGGTTGAGGAGTTCTAG
- a CDS encoding arginine repressor has translation MTAAQPGSRTARQTRIADLLAQHHVSSQVQLVELLADEGIEIAQATLSRDLDELGARKIRDGVNGSRYSIVEDALAVSSGAVARMRRVLDELLVSIDHSGTIAVVRTPPGAAQYLASVIDRAGLKEIVGTIAGDDTVMCLAREPLSGADLAQRLAAGTNQ, from the coding sequence ATGACCGCAGCACAACCAGGTTCTCGCACAGCTCGGCAGACGCGCATCGCTGACCTGTTGGCGCAGCATCACGTGTCCAGTCAGGTTCAGCTCGTCGAGCTGCTTGCCGACGAAGGCATTGAGATTGCGCAGGCGACGTTGTCTAGAGACCTCGATGAGCTGGGCGCCCGAAAGATTCGCGATGGAGTCAACGGTTCGCGTTATTCCATCGTCGAAGATGCACTCGCTGTCTCCAGCGGGGCGGTGGCCAGGATGCGGCGCGTTTTAGACGAGCTGCTGGTCTCCATTGATCATTCGGGCACCATCGCGGTTGTGCGTACACCACCGGGAGCCGCACAGTATCTAGCCAGTGTGATTGACCGTGCGGGACTCAAAGAAATCGTTGGCACAATTGCGGGAGATGACACCGTAATGTGCCTGGCTAGAGAACCACTTTCCGGCGCTGACCTAGCCCAGCGTCTAGCCGCCGGAACGAACCAGTAA
- the tyrS gene encoding tyrosine--tRNA ligase, whose amino-acid sequence MEDVTEQNIIDELQWRGLINQSTDVDALREACENPITLYCGFDPTGDSLHAGHLVPMIMLRRFQLAGHHPIALAGGATGFIGDPRDVGERSMLSQDAIEHNLEAIKGQLRRFIDFEGEAPATMVNNADWTMNMSVIDFLRDVGKNFSLNTMLDRDTVKRRLESDGISYTEFSYMLLQSNDYVQLRRNYDCVLQIGGGDQWGNIVSGVDLNRRIDGAKVHGLTVPLVTDAQGQKFGKSTGGGKLWLDAEKTSPYSWYQYFLNAGDSVVIDYLRWFTFLTQEEIAEYEVAVAERPFKREAQRRLAQEMTNLVHGEEATKAVELAAQALFGRAELTELDEATLVGAVSETEVAEIAEGEPRTVVDLLVAAGLAKSKGEARRTIKEGGAYANNQRIEDEAWEPAAEDLLHGKWIVLRRGKKNFAGVKFV is encoded by the coding sequence ATGGAGGACGTGACTGAACAGAACATTATCGACGAACTACAGTGGCGTGGCCTGATTAATCAGTCCACCGATGTTGACGCGCTGCGCGAGGCGTGCGAAAACCCGATTACTCTGTATTGCGGTTTTGACCCAACGGGCGATTCGCTGCACGCGGGCCACCTGGTTCCGATGATTATGTTGCGTCGTTTCCAGCTGGCCGGTCACCACCCAATTGCACTGGCAGGCGGTGCTACGGGCTTCATCGGCGATCCGCGTGATGTCGGTGAGCGTTCGATGCTCAGCCAGGACGCCATTGAGCACAACCTGGAGGCCATCAAGGGCCAGCTGCGTCGTTTTATTGACTTTGAGGGCGAGGCCCCGGCGACGATGGTCAATAATGCGGACTGGACTATGAATATGTCCGTCATTGACTTCCTTCGCGATGTGGGCAAGAACTTCTCCCTCAACACCATGCTCGACCGCGACACCGTCAAGCGCCGCCTCGAGTCCGACGGCATCTCTTACACCGAGTTTTCCTACATGCTGCTGCAGTCCAACGACTATGTGCAGCTGCGCCGCAACTACGATTGTGTGCTGCAGATTGGCGGCGGCGATCAGTGGGGCAACATCGTCTCTGGTGTCGATTTGAACAGGCGTATCGACGGCGCTAAGGTGCACGGCCTGACCGTGCCGCTGGTGACTGATGCGCAGGGGCAGAAGTTCGGTAAGTCCACCGGTGGCGGCAAGTTGTGGCTGGATGCTGAGAAGACCTCGCCGTACTCCTGGTACCAGTACTTCCTCAACGCTGGTGACTCGGTTGTTATTGACTACCTGCGTTGGTTCACCTTCCTGACTCAGGAGGAAATTGCGGAGTACGAGGTCGCTGTTGCGGAGCGTCCGTTCAAGCGTGAAGCGCAGCGCCGCCTTGCTCAGGAGATGACCAATCTGGTTCACGGCGAAGAGGCCACCAAGGCAGTGGAGCTAGCAGCGCAGGCGCTGTTTGGACGCGCTGAGCTGACTGAGCTGGACGAGGCCACTCTGGTAGGTGCTGTCTCTGAGACCGAGGTTGCGGAGATTGCCGAGGGTGAACCGCGAACGGTCGTTGACCTCCTGGTTGCTGCGGGTCTTGCTAAGTCGAAGGGCGAAGCACGCCGCACCATTAAGGAAGGTGGCGCCTACGCCAATAACCAGCGCATCGAGGACGAAGCGTGGGAACCAGCTGCCGAGGATCTGCTGCATGGCAAGTGGATTGTGCTGCGCCGCGGTAAGAAGAACTTCGCTGGTGTGAAGTTCGTGTAG
- the argB gene encoding acetylglutamate kinase encodes MVHQLTEGLSFEQRAHVLAEALPWLQHHRDKIVVVKYGGNAMTDLKLKKAFAQDMVFLRTVGVKPVVVHGGGPQISSMLKRLGLEGEFRGGFRVTTPEVMEIVRMVLFGQVGRELVNLINAYGPYAVGTSGEDGGLFTGTRRTVNVGGKETDIGLVGNITEVHSETLLDLIDAGRIPVVSTIAPSADGKEVYNINADTAAGALASAINANRLVILTNVEGLYTDWPNRDSLVSKISTSHLREILPTLDSGMIPKMESCLNAVDQGVPAAHVIDGRQPHSVLLELMTSGGIGTMVEPG; translated from the coding sequence ATGGTTCACCAGTTGACCGAAGGGCTGTCCTTCGAACAGCGGGCACATGTGCTGGCGGAAGCCCTGCCGTGGCTGCAGCACCACCGTGACAAGATTGTGGTGGTCAAGTACGGCGGTAACGCGATGACCGACCTGAAACTGAAGAAGGCCTTCGCGCAGGACATGGTTTTCCTGCGCACCGTGGGGGTGAAGCCGGTGGTTGTCCATGGCGGTGGCCCCCAGATTTCGTCGATGCTCAAGCGCCTGGGGCTGGAGGGAGAGTTCCGAGGCGGTTTCCGTGTCACGACTCCGGAGGTCATGGAAATTGTCCGCATGGTTCTCTTCGGGCAGGTCGGCCGCGAACTAGTGAACCTCATTAACGCCTACGGGCCGTATGCGGTAGGTACCTCTGGTGAGGACGGTGGCCTGTTCACCGGTACTCGACGCACGGTAAACGTCGGTGGCAAGGAGACAGATATCGGGCTGGTTGGCAATATCACCGAGGTGCACTCGGAAACGCTATTGGACCTGATTGATGCCGGCCGTATTCCGGTGGTCTCCACGATTGCGCCGTCCGCTGACGGCAAAGAGGTCTACAACATCAACGCCGACACGGCAGCAGGTGCACTGGCATCGGCAATTAACGCGAACCGTCTGGTGATTCTGACTAATGTCGAGGGTCTCTACACGGATTGGCCGAACCGCGATTCGCTGGTGTCCAAGATTTCCACTTCGCACCTGCGAGAAATCCTTCCGACGCTGGACTCGGGCATGATTCCGAAGATGGAGTCCTGCCTGAATGCAGTGGATCAGGGAGTGCCAGCGGCTCACGTTATCGATGGCCGCCAGCCACACTCGGTGCTGCTGGAGCTGATGACTTCCGGCGGTATCGGCACAATGGTAGAGCCCGGATAA
- the argF gene encoding ornithine carbamoyltransferase, producing MLRHFLADDDLTPQEQAEVLQLAAELKAAPYSRRPFEGPQSVAVLFDKTSTRTRFSFDAGIAALGGNAIVVETGNSQMGKGETYQDTAAVLSRFVSAIVWRTYAQSGLEAMSETATVPIVNALSDEFHPCQILADLQTIIEHKCPEEGQAGLRGKKAVYFGDGANNMANSYLVGFATAGLDVTICAPENFQPEQVYVDRAKKVAEQTGAAVAVTADVDEAIAGADVVITDTWVSMGQENDGLDRRTPFLPYQVNAELMAKANEDAIFLHCLPAYRGNEVTAEVIDGPQSVVFDEAENRMHAQKALLTWLVERQ from the coding sequence ATGCTCCGTCATTTTCTCGCCGATGATGACCTGACTCCACAGGAGCAGGCTGAGGTGCTGCAGTTGGCTGCAGAGCTGAAGGCAGCGCCGTACTCCCGCCGGCCGTTTGAGGGGCCGCAGTCGGTTGCGGTGCTGTTCGACAAGACCTCGACTCGTACTCGTTTCTCCTTCGATGCCGGTATTGCGGCTCTGGGTGGCAACGCAATTGTGGTTGAAACCGGAAACTCGCAGATGGGCAAGGGCGAGACCTACCAGGACACTGCTGCTGTGCTCAGCCGTTTTGTCTCGGCAATCGTCTGGCGTACCTACGCACAGTCAGGGCTGGAGGCCATGTCTGAAACCGCGACGGTGCCGATTGTCAACGCACTTTCCGACGAGTTCCACCCGTGCCAGATTCTCGCTGACCTGCAGACCATCATCGAGCACAAGTGCCCGGAAGAAGGCCAGGCGGGACTGCGCGGCAAGAAGGCTGTCTACTTCGGCGATGGTGCCAACAACATGGCCAACTCCTACCTAGTAGGCTTCGCCACCGCAGGGCTGGACGTCACCATCTGTGCGCCGGAGAACTTCCAGCCGGAGCAGGTCTACGTCGACCGCGCCAAGAAGGTCGCGGAGCAGACCGGTGCGGCCGTGGCCGTGACCGCAGACGTCGATGAGGCCATTGCCGGTGCCGACGTTGTCATCACCGATACCTGGGTCAGCATGGGGCAGGAGAACGACGGCCTGGATCGTCGCACTCCGTTTCTGCCGTACCAGGTCAACGCTGAGCTGATGGCGAAGGCAAATGAGGATGCCATCTTCCTGCACTGCCTGCCGGCATACCGCGGCAACGAAGTTACTGCCGAGGTCATCGATGGCCCGCAGTCGGTAGTCTTTGACGAGGCGGAAAACCGCATGCACGCTCAGAAGGCGTTGCTGACCTGGCTGGTGGAGAGGCAGTAA
- a CDS encoding Trm112 family protein, with the protein MSLDPKLLDILACPRDKGPLEYLEDEQVLVNPRLKIAYRIDDGIPVMLSDEAITWDK; encoded by the coding sequence ATGAGCCTTGATCCGAAACTCCTTGATATCCTCGCTTGCCCGCGTGACAAGGGGCCGCTTGAATACCTCGAAGACGAGCAGGTGCTGGTCAACCCCCGTCTGAAAATCGCCTACCGCATCGACGACGGCATTCCGGTCATGCTTTCTGACGAAGCTATCACCTGGGACAAATAA
- the argH gene encoding argininosuccinate lyase has product MVEKHGTNEGSLWGGRFAGGPSEAMAALSKSTHFDWVLAPYDVLASKAHARVLHARGLLSDADFDTMIAGLDQLGRDVASGEFGPEATDEDVHGAMERGLIDRVGPEVGGRLRAGRSRNDQVATLFRMWLRDAVRGIALDVTDLVGALVAQSKAHPDAIMPGKTHSQAAQPVLLAHQLLAHAHPLLRDLDRIRDLDRRLAVSPYGSGALAGSSLHLDPEAIAEELGFDSATDNSIDGTSSRDFASEAAFVFAQIAVDMSRLAEEIIYWATPEYGYVTLADAWSTGSSIMPQKKNPDVAELTRGKTGRLIGNLAGLMATLKAQPLAYNRDLQEDKEPLVDSVEQLTLLLPALTGLVATLTFHEDRLRELAPAGYTLATDLAEWLVREGVPFRDAHEASGQCVRIAESKGGIGLDELSDEDLAGVHPALTPKVREVLTIDGAVASRDTRGGTAGVRVAEQLARVDEKNTELKQWAEKPVRS; this is encoded by the coding sequence ATGGTCGAAAAGCACGGTACCAACGAAGGCTCCCTGTGGGGCGGCCGCTTTGCGGGTGGCCCGTCCGAGGCGATGGCTGCATTGAGCAAGTCCACCCATTTCGACTGGGTGCTCGCGCCTTACGACGTTCTTGCGTCCAAGGCCCACGCCCGAGTGCTGCATGCTCGCGGGCTGCTCAGCGATGCCGACTTTGACACCATGATTGCAGGCCTTGATCAGCTCGGCCGCGACGTTGCCTCCGGCGAGTTTGGTCCAGAGGCGACGGATGAGGACGTCCACGGGGCCATGGAGCGCGGTCTGATTGACCGCGTCGGCCCGGAGGTCGGCGGTCGCCTGCGCGCTGGACGTTCCCGCAATGACCAGGTGGCAACCTTGTTCCGCATGTGGCTGCGCGATGCCGTGCGCGGTATCGCACTGGATGTCACGGACCTGGTCGGCGCCCTGGTTGCTCAGTCCAAGGCACATCCGGATGCCATCATGCCGGGCAAGACTCACTCTCAGGCGGCTCAGCCGGTGCTGCTGGCGCACCAGTTGCTGGCACATGCGCATCCGCTGCTGCGTGATCTCGACCGTATCCGCGATCTCGACCGTCGTTTGGCTGTATCCCCGTACGGCTCTGGTGCGCTGGCAGGATCCTCGCTGCATTTGGATCCGGAGGCCATCGCTGAGGAGCTCGGCTTCGACTCTGCCACGGACAACTCCATTGACGGCACCTCTTCGCGTGATTTCGCCTCTGAGGCGGCATTCGTCTTCGCCCAGATTGCCGTGGATATGTCGCGTCTGGCAGAGGAAATCATCTACTGGGCCACCCCTGAGTACGGCTACGTCACTCTGGCTGATGCCTGGTCGACTGGTTCCTCCATCATGCCGCAGAAGAAGAACCCGGACGTGGCAGAGCTGACTCGCGGTAAGACCGGTCGTCTGATTGGTAATCTTGCAGGGCTCATGGCCACGCTGAAGGCTCAGCCGCTGGCTTACAACCGTGACCTCCAGGAGGACAAGGAGCCTCTGGTGGACTCGGTCGAGCAGCTGACCCTGCTGCTGCCGGCATTGACCGGTCTGGTGGCAACGCTGACCTTCCACGAGGATCGTCTGCGCGAGCTCGCTCCGGCAGGCTACACCCTGGCCACTGACCTGGCTGAATGGCTGGTCCGCGAAGGCGTACCTTTCCGTGACGCTCACGAGGCATCCGGCCAGTGCGTCCGCATCGCAGAGTCCAAGGGCGGTATCGGTCTGGACGAGCTTTCCGACGAGGACCTCGCCGGTGTCCACCCGGCACTGACTCCGAAGGTCCGCGAAGTGCTTACTATCGACGGCGCTGTCGCTTCCCGCGACACCCGTGGTGGTACCGCGGGAGTGCGTGTTGCAGAGCAGCTCGCTCGTGTCGACGAGAAGAACACTGAGCTAAAGCAGTGGGCTGAAAAGCCGGTTCGCAGTTAA
- a CDS encoding ABC transporter permease has translation MQKLLEPRLAIGIAVVAVLVAMSLFVGQYDILGADDGWQMFATTRIPRTIALVLSGAAMAMCGLVMQLLTHNKFVEPTTTGTTEWAGLGLIFVMYFFPSASLLGRMSGAIIFAFIGTAVFFLFLRRVTLKSSLVVPIVGIMLGAVVSSISTFFALQTDMLQSLGVWFAGSFTDIYKGQYEFLWLVVIVVAIVFVFSDRLTVAGLGEDIATNVGLNYKRIVFLGTGLIAIATGLVTVVVGNLPFLGLVVPNIVSMFRGDDLRSNLPWVCLVGIAIVTIADIIGRVIIAPFEIPVSVILGILGAAIFVYLIVERRRA, from the coding sequence ATGCAGAAGTTACTGGAACCCCGATTAGCCATTGGGATTGCCGTTGTGGCAGTCCTGGTGGCTATGTCGCTGTTTGTAGGCCAATACGACATCCTGGGCGCCGACGACGGCTGGCAGATGTTCGCTACCACGCGTATTCCGCGCACCATTGCGCTAGTGCTCTCGGGTGCCGCGATGGCGATGTGCGGCCTGGTCATGCAGCTGCTTACACACAACAAGTTCGTCGAACCCACCACGACGGGAACCACGGAATGGGCTGGGCTTGGCCTGATCTTCGTGATGTATTTCTTCCCCTCAGCGTCGTTGCTCGGCCGGATGAGCGGCGCGATTATCTTCGCTTTCATCGGCACGGCAGTGTTCTTCCTGTTCTTGCGCCGAGTGACGTTGAAGTCGAGCCTGGTCGTACCCATCGTGGGTATCATGCTGGGCGCGGTAGTCAGTTCGATTTCGACTTTCTTTGCGTTGCAGACAGACATGCTGCAGTCGCTGGGCGTGTGGTTTGCAGGCTCCTTCACTGATATTTATAAAGGGCAGTACGAATTCCTGTGGCTGGTCGTCATTGTGGTCGCAATCGTCTTCGTATTCAGCGATCGGCTGACGGTAGCAGGCCTTGGTGAGGATATCGCGACCAACGTTGGACTGAACTACAAGCGAATCGTGTTCCTGGGTACGGGACTAATCGCGATTGCAACAGGCCTGGTCACAGTCGTGGTGGGCAATTTACCCTTCCTGGGCCTCGTCGTCCCGAACATCGTCTCCATGTTTCGTGGTGATGACCTGCGTTCCAATTTGCCATGGGTGTGCCTGGTGGGCATTGCCATCGTGACGATCGCGGACATAATTGGCCGCGTCATTATCGCCCCCTTCGAGATTCCGGTATCGGTGATTCTCGGCATCCTGGGTGCTGCCATTTTCGTCTATCTGATTGTGGAGCGGCGTCGTGCTTAA
- a CDS encoding acetylornithine transaminase: MSDFKQQWQHTMMNNYGTPRIELVQGKGAIVTDSEGKEYLDLLAGIAVNALGHAHPAIVEAVSKQISTMGHVSNIFASEPPLALGEKLIELTGWDTDDTRVMFCNSGTEANEAAFKLARLTGRNRIIATHHGFHGRTMGALAMTGQPDKRTPFEPMPGGVEFVPYGDIDFLTKTIESDPLGVAAVILEPIQGETGVVAPPEGYLAEVRELTKRFDVLMIVDEVQTGIGRTGQWFAHQHDGIVPDVMTLAKGLGGGLPLGAVIANGRAAELFTPGAHGTTFGGNPVCAAAGLAVIETLEEEKLLDRVTEKGKVLARKLASLNHVDHVRGRGFMLGLVLCENLAKEAVNVGYERGVILNAPQANVLRIVPPLNLSDEEINRAVELIDACLNDAAEAVANNGRN; this comes from the coding sequence ATGAGCGACTTCAAGCAGCAGTGGCAACACACGATGATGAACAATTACGGCACGCCGCGCATTGAGCTTGTGCAGGGTAAGGGCGCTATTGTCACGGATTCCGAGGGCAAGGAATACCTGGACCTGCTCGCCGGTATTGCAGTCAACGCGTTGGGTCACGCGCATCCGGCGATCGTGGAAGCCGTGTCCAAGCAGATTTCCACGATGGGGCACGTGTCCAACATCTTCGCCTCTGAGCCACCACTGGCACTGGGCGAGAAGCTCATTGAGCTCACTGGTTGGGACACTGATGACACCCGGGTTATGTTCTGCAATTCCGGTACCGAGGCCAATGAGGCTGCATTCAAGCTGGCGCGTTTGACGGGGCGCAACCGTATTATCGCGACCCATCACGGGTTCCACGGCCGCACCATGGGAGCACTTGCCATGACCGGTCAGCCGGACAAGCGCACGCCGTTTGAGCCGATGCCGGGTGGAGTCGAGTTCGTGCCCTACGGTGACATCGATTTCCTCACCAAGACCATCGAATCCGATCCGTTGGGTGTCGCAGCGGTGATTCTGGAACCAATTCAGGGTGAGACCGGTGTGGTCGCACCGCCAGAGGGATACCTCGCCGAGGTCCGCGAACTGACCAAGCGCTTCGACGTCCTCATGATCGTCGACGAAGTGCAGACCGGCATTGGCCGTACCGGACAGTGGTTTGCCCACCAGCATGACGGCATCGTCCCGGATGTCATGACCCTGGCCAAGGGCCTCGGCGGCGGCCTGCCGCTGGGTGCTGTCATCGCCAACGGTCGCGCAGCGGAACTGTTCACTCCCGGTGCACACGGCACCACTTTTGGTGGCAACCCGGTCTGTGCCGCTGCCGGCCTGGCCGTCATCGAGACGCTGGAAGAAGAAAAGCTGCTCGATCGAGTCACCGAGAAGGGCAAAGTCCTGGCTCGCAAGCTTGCGTCGTTAAACCATGTTGATCACGTGCGCGGTCGCGGCTTCATGCTTGGGCTGGTGCTGTGCGAGAACCTGGCGAAGGAAGCAGTTAACGTCGGTTATGAGCGCGGTGTCATTCTGAACGCGCCGCAGGCGAATGTGCTGCGAATTGTGCCGCCGCTGAACCTCAGTGATGAGGAAATCAACCGCGCCGTCGAGTTGATTGATGCCTGCCTGAACGACGCCGCCGAGGCTGTCGCCAACAATGGAAGGAATTAG
- a CDS encoding siderophore ABC transporter substrate-binding protein — protein MARSNSGRIRNIVVASVSSLGLVLGACSTDAGNEDKSAAAGNKSTVTVTDNHGEQTVPAEIDSVVATDNRSFEMLDQWGIKLAAAPKPIIPFTVSDYKDNPDVQDIGNHREPNLEIVAAADPDLIVNGQRFDKYYDDLKKLAPNSAIVDFEPREGKSLDEELKRHAEGLGTIFGKEKEADQLIADFDKALERARKAYNPDVKVMALNSSGGTLGYIAPTVGRTFGPLFDLIGMKPALEVDKASDDHQGDEISAESIAKANPDFIMVLDRDAGTSVRGTDEYRSAQSVVEEAAPLKNVKAVKEGKIYYAPEDTYTNESIITYTEILNELADAFEQA, from the coding sequence GTGGCGCGTTCTAACTCCGGCCGTATTCGCAATATCGTAGTCGCATCTGTTTCGAGCCTGGGGCTTGTACTTGGTGCATGTTCTACTGATGCCGGTAACGAGGATAAGTCTGCAGCTGCAGGCAACAAATCCACCGTTACCGTTACTGACAATCACGGTGAGCAGACCGTACCGGCCGAAATTGACTCTGTTGTGGCAACGGATAACCGCTCCTTCGAGATGCTCGATCAGTGGGGTATTAAGCTGGCTGCAGCTCCGAAGCCGATTATCCCGTTTACGGTTTCCGACTACAAGGACAATCCTGACGTTCAGGACATCGGTAATCACCGCGAGCCGAACCTCGAGATCGTTGCAGCTGCGGACCCGGACTTGATCGTCAACGGTCAGCGTTTTGACAAGTACTACGACGACCTGAAGAAGCTCGCTCCGAACTCCGCCATCGTGGACTTCGAGCCGCGCGAGGGCAAGTCGCTGGATGAGGAGCTCAAGCGTCACGCCGAGGGGCTTGGCACCATCTTCGGTAAGGAGAAGGAAGCCGATCAACTCATCGCGGACTTCGACAAAGCTCTGGAGCGCGCTCGCAAGGCCTACAACCCGGACGTGAAGGTTATGGCGCTGAACTCGTCGGGAGGCACGCTCGGCTACATTGCTCCGACTGTTGGTCGCACCTTCGGCCCGCTGTTTGATCTGATTGGCATGAAGCCGGCACTGGAGGTCGACAAGGCCAGCGATGATCACCAGGGTGATGAGATTTCCGCCGAGTCCATCGCTAAGGCGAACCCGGATTTCATCATGGTTCTCGACCGCGATGCTGGCACCTCGGTGCGCGGTACCGATGAGTACCGTTCGGCGCAGTCTGTGGTCGAGGAAGCTGCTCCGCTGAAGAACGTGAAGGCCGTCAAGGAGGGCAAGATCTACTACGCCCCAGAGGACACTTACACCAACGAGTCCATCATCACGTACACGGAGATTTTGAACGAGCTTGCCGACGCCTTCGAGCAGGCCTAA